A section of the Procambarus clarkii isolate CNS0578487 chromosome 38, FALCON_Pclarkii_2.0, whole genome shotgun sequence genome encodes:
- the LOC138372280 gene encoding uncharacterized protein, with product MYAWRIIPRYNSIIPRYNSIIPRYNSIIPRYNSIIPRYNSIIPRYNSIIPRYNSIIQRYNSIIQRYNSIIPRYNSIIPRYNSIIPRYNSIIPRYNSIIPRYNSIIPRYNSIIPRYNSIIPRYNSIIPCYNSIIPRYNNIIPRYNSIIPCYNNIIPRYNSIIQRYNSIIPRYNSIIPRYNSIIPRYNSIIPRYNSIIPCYNNIIPRYNSIIQRYNSIIPRYNSIIPRYNSIIPRYNNIIPRYNSIIPRYNSIIPRYNIIPRYNSIIPRYNIIPRYNSIIPRYNSIIQRYNSIIPRYNSIIPRYNSTIQRYNSIIPRYNSIIPRYNNIIPRYNSIIPRYNSIIPRYNSIIPRYNIIPRYNSIIPRYNSIIQRYNSIIPRYNSIIPRYNSIIPRYNSIIPRYNSIIPRYNSIIPRYNSIIQRYNSIIPRYNIIIPRYNSIIPRYNSIIPRYNSIIPRYNSIIQRYNSIIPRYNSIIPRYNNIIPRYNSIIPRYNIIPRYNSIIPRYNSIIPRYNSIIPRYIAAHLTIVALKSHVLHLPHGRRLVKKQKRLLPFDKIIKWLC from the coding sequence ATGTATGCATGGCGAATTATACCACGCTACAACAGCATTATACCACGCTACAACAGCATTATACCACGCTACAACAGCATTATACCACGCTACAACAGCATTATACCACGCTACAACAGCATTATACCACGCTACAACAGCATTATACCACGCTACAACAGCATTATACAACGCTACAACAGCATTATACAACGCTACAACAGCATTATACCACGCTACAACAGCATTATACCACGCTACAACAGCATTATACCACGCTACAACAGCATTATACCACGCTACAACAGCATTATACCACGCTACAACAGCATTATACCACGCTACAACAGCATTATACCACGCTACAACAGCATTATACCACGCTACAACAGCATTATACCATGCTACAACAGCATTATACCACGCTACAACAACATTATACCACGCTACAACAGCATTATACCATGCTACAACAACATTATACCACGCTACAACAGCATTATACAACGCTACAACAGCATTATACCACGCTACAACAGCATTATACCACGCTACAACAGCATTATACCACGCTACAACAGCATTATACCACGCTACAACAGCATTATACCATGCTACAACAACATTATACCACGCTACAACAGCATTATACAACGCTACAACAGCATTATACCACGCTACAACAGCATTATACCACGCTACAACAGCATTATACCACGCTACAACAACATTATACCACGCTACAACAGCATTATACCACGCTACAACAGCATTATACCACGCTACAACATTATACCACGCTACAACAGCATTATACCACGCTACAACATTATACCACGCTACAACAGCATTATACCACGCTACAACAGCATTATACAACGCTACAACAGCATTATACCACGCTACAACAGCATTATACCACGCTACAACAGCACTATACAACGCTACAACAGCATTATACCACGCTACAACAGCATTATACCACGCTACAACAACATTATACCACGCTACAACAGCATTATACCACGCTACAACAGCATTATACCACGCTACAACAGCATTATACCACGCTACAACATTATACCACGCTACAACAGCATTATACCACGCTACAACAGCATTATACAACGCTACAACAGCATTATACCACGCTACAACAGCATTATACCTCGCTACAACAGCATTATACCACGCTACAACAGCATTATACCACGCTACAACAGCATTATACCACGCTACAACAGCATTATACCACGCTACAACAGCATTATACAACGCTACAACAGCATTATACCACGCTACAACATCATTATACCTCGCTACAACAGCATTATACCACGCTACAACAGCATTATACCACGCTACAACAGCATTATACCACGCTACAACAGCATTATACAACGCTACAACAGCATTATACCACGCTACAACAGCATTATACCACGCTACAACAACATTATACCACGCTACAACAGCATTATACCACGCTACAACATTATACCACGCTACAACAGCATTATACCACGCTACAACAGCATTATACCACGCTACAACAGCATTATACCACGCTACATAGCGGCACATCTCACTATTGTGGCTCTCAAGTCGCATGTCTTACATCTACCTCACGGAAGGAGATTGGTAAAGAAACAAAAAAGACTTTTGCCATTTGATAAGATAATCAAATGGCTGTGTTAA